A window from Brachyhypopomus gauderio isolate BG-103 chromosome 6, BGAUD_0.2, whole genome shotgun sequence encodes these proteins:
- the LOC143517763 gene encoding uncharacterized protein LOC143517763, which translates to MWGHRRRRITQVNMNQISSNGVLLKDSAEAVIIPLKNGIISITRVYESLIDADVNPISGQCSNYTSIRQQIVETQQSLEESEQAASTGLKGLDQHLEELTEVEGKCEQQIRDRQHNLDNLRTEQMSNEKILNDSISALEQARHNLGSAEETKRNQEKRRHDAEIVTGVGAGLFVIPIVGWIAGAAMVSAGAVEMSQASDAISEAEEEVRESESQVETYQSKVSDYEFKIYQLELSIRRKHDEVEQIHGEIQQVKEKRESVAEFQEKVRRVVHILSDLSGKTRVVKVQTRRFILQEPVMKMMEDVMKAAGQVTGNELLCTEDKPQLISTMRENHQTLLALCTSHSNTEEDDYY; encoded by the exons ATGTGGGGACACAGAAGAAGACGAATCACCCAG GTTAACATGAACCAGATCTCATCAAATGG GGTTTTGCTGAAGGATTCAGCCGAGGCTGTTATTATTCCTCTGAAGAACGgcatcatctccatcaccaGAGTCTACGAGTCCCTCATAGATGCAGATGTAAATCCCATTAGTGGACAGTGCTCCAACTACACCTCCATCAGACAGCAGATAGTGGAGACCCAGCAGAGTCTGGAGGAGTCAGAACAGGCAGCCAGTACAGGACTGAAGGGTCTTGATCAACACCTTGAGGAGCTTACAGAAGTTGAAGGAAAATGTGAACAGCAAATTAGAGATAGACAGCATAACTTAGATAACTTGAGGACAGAGCAGATGTCTAATGAAAAGATACTGAATGACTCTATAAGTGCTTTAGAGCAGGCCAGACACAATCTGGGCTCAGCTGAAGAAACTAAACGCAATCAGGAGAAGAGAAGACATGATGCTGAGATAGTAACAGGAGTTGGAGCAGGATTGTTTGTTATACCAATTGTTGGATGGATTGCTG GCGCTGCCATGGTGAGTGCTGGTGCAGTAGAAATGTCTCAAGCGTCAGATGCTATCAGTGAGGCAGAAGAGGAGGTGAGAGAATCTGAGTCCCAAGTGGAAACGTACCAAAGTAAAGTGTCTGACTACGAATTCAAGATTTACCAGTTGGAGCTCAGCATCAGAAGGAAACATGACGAGGTGGAGCAGATCCATGGAGAAATCCAGCAGgtgaaggagaagagagagagtgtagctGAGTTCCAGGAGAAAGTGAGAAGAGTCGTCCACATCCTGAGTGACCTGAGTGGGAAGACCAGAGTGGTTAAAGTTCAAACTCGCAGATTCATCCTCCAGGAAccagtgatgaagatgatggaGGATGTGATGAAGGCAGCAGGACAAGTCACAGGGAATGAGCTCCTGTGTACTGAAGACAAACCACAACTCATCAGTACCATGAGGGAGAACCACCAAACACTGTTGGCTCTCTGTACCTCACACAGTAACACTGAAGAGGATGACTACTACTGA
- the LOC143517759 gene encoding uncharacterized protein LOC143517759 isoform X1 — translation MASQIAKINQSLTTAEEMRNQTKLIMQPYVNWEGYLTPAPLSIAIMGELVFISSQTDFSINKNPPKGGYQYIKYPESFRACLMQVCNSGWWAFNEAHKNMDQIRLHTLTVPDYMKSSVKILFQGDDEVVKNFLPHQLENIRVIADDCLTLASATEKGFSDVINIIQELLEACVNAKHVYGEELDEIKKKLEENKMRKESSEEALKRSEKAVKALEEQLNEAHESYKSAMDSLPSGWEMIGMDFVSSLTECTTNLITGLASTLSNPVSKMSNVSKVITQIVSHTKGQDKTSDGIDEINIYSKSAEILKCAELIQQFVQEENIQWTELYDQKNKCPKSKFALDQLKRINKSLEKSPQCEAKNYAQMICEQGINICNQLTKYSPDRKCEEAKTKELIEEFRKLIESARAFDSKSKAVTHSPAMVPKPPMMNKEGSKSEMQTASQRAADNARFRIEQSRAQLDKTRVMHEKSVENMEKNHKELTEILISMRNCEAKEIDFNTTIKMLVKGMDAMGRVKEQWEKMVRFFQMVSNIVKTSLTVSLKRFVSIPECTPSLSYNGKLFAKDQLYNQAFQATNIANLVHMISGTYTEVSDKHLMDRISSLGKLMVMDKEKPEFRQQRLQLQNGCDAAQKAILQLVQNNKAEFERKTHSRLEKIDKELLAILPSAAPEEMKSIQAAVKSGFTEEEEGDYI, via the coding sequence ATGGCTTCCCAAATTGCGAAGATCAATCAAAGCCTCACCACAGCTGAGGAAATGAGAAACCAAACCAAGCTTATAATGCAGCCCTATGTCAACTGGGAGGGGTACCTGACTCCTGCACCACTCTCCATAGCCATCATGGGAGAGCTGGTCTTCATCTCTTCACAAACTGATTTCTCCATCAACAAAAACCCACCCAAGGGAGGCTACCAGTACATCAAATACCCAGAGTCCTTTCGCGCCTGCCTCATGCAGGTGTGTAACTCTGGCTGGTGGGCGTTCAACGAAGCCCATAAGAACATGGATCAGATTCGACTCCACACCCTCACTGTCCCAGATTACATGAAGAGTTCTGTGAAGATTCTGTTCCAAGGTGATGATGAGGTTGTTAAAAATTTTCTGCCTCACCAGCTGGAGAACATTCGTGTCATTGCAGATGACTGCCTTACTCTGGCTTCTGCAACAGAAAAGGGATTCAGTGATGTCATCAACATAATCCAAGAGTTGCTGGAAGCATGTGTAAATGCTAAGCATGTTTATGGAGAGGAGTTAGATGAAATAAAGAAGAAACTAGAAGAGAACAAAATGAGGAAAGAGTCATCAGAAGAAGCTTTGAAACGCTCTGAAAAAGCAGTGAAAGCCCTAGAAGAGCAACTGAATGAAGCACACGAGAGTTACAAAAGTGCAATGGATTCACTTCCCAGTGGGTGGGAGATGATCGGGATGGACTTTGTTTCAAGTCTGACTGAGTGTACTACCAATTTAATTACTGGACTGGCATCAACCCTAAGTAACCCTGTATCaaaaatgtctaatgtttcaaaagTAATAACTCAAATAGTAAGTCACACAAAAGGCCAGGACAAAACTTCAGATGGAATCGATGAAATAAACATCTACAGCAAGTCTGCAGAAATCCTGAAATGTGCAGAGTTGATTCAGCAGTTTGTGCAGGAGGAGAACATACAGTGGACTGAGCTGTATGATCAGAAGAATAAATGTCCAAAATCAAAGTTTGCATTAGATCAATTGAAAAGAATCAATAAGAGTTTAGAAAAATCCCCACAATGTGAAGCAAAGAATTATGCTCAAATGATATGTGAACAGGGCATCAACATCTGTAATCAACTGACAAAATATTCACCAGATAGAAAATGTGAGGAAGCCAAAACAAAGGAGCTGATTGAAGAATTCAGAAAACTGATTGAATCAGCACGTGCATTTGACAGCAAAAGTAAAGCTGTCACACATTCTCCTGCAATGGTGCCAAAACCACCCATGATGAATAAAGAAGGAAGTAAATCTGAGATGCAGACTGCCTCACAGAGAGCTGCAGACAATGCTCGTTTCCGCATAGAGCAGAGCAGAGCTCAACTAGACAAGACCAGAGTGATGCATGAGAAGAGTGTGGAGAACATGGAGAAGAACCATAAGGAACTAACTGAAATCTTGATCAGCATGAGGAACTGTGAAGCCAAAGAGATTGActttaacaccaccatcaagaTGTTGGTGAAAGGTATGGATGCCATGGGCAGAGTGAAGGAGCAGTGGGAGAAGATGGTGCGCTTCTTTCAGATGGTGTCCAACATTGTGAAAACCAGCCTGACCGTAAGTCTCAAAAGATTTGTCTCTATACCCGAGTGCACCCCATCACTTTCCTATAATGGAAAGCTCTTTGCCAAAGACCAACTTTACAATCAAGCATTTCAAGCCACTAACATTGCTAATTTGGTCCACATGATCTCAGGAACCTACACTGAAGTGTCTGACAAGCACCTCATGGATCGGATCAGCTCACTAGGAAAACTTATGGTCATGGACAAAGAAAAGCCAGAGTTCAGACAGCAACGTCTGCAGTTACAGAACGGCTGTGATGCAGCTCAAAAAGCCATTTTGCAACTTGTGCAAAACAACAAGGCTGAGTTTGAAAGGAAGACACACTCAAGACTGGAGAAGATTGATAAAGAGCTGCTGGCAATTCTGCCCTCTGCTGCCCCTGAAGAGATGAAGAGCATTCAAGCAGCTGTTAAAAGTGGAttcacagaggaagaggaaggagactACATCTGA
- the LOC143517759 gene encoding uncharacterized protein LOC143517759 isoform X2 produces MASQIAKINQSLTTAEEMRNQTKLIMQPYVNWEGYLTPAPLSIAIMGELVFISSQTDFSINKNPPKGGYQYIKYPESFRACLMQVCNSGWWAFNEAHKNMDQIRLHTLTVPDYMKSSVKILFQGDDEVVKNFLPHQLENIRVIADDCLTLASATEKGFSDVINIIQELLEACVNAKHVYGEELDEIKKKLEENKMRKESSEEALKRSEKAVKALEEQLNEAHESYKSAMDSLPSGWEMIGMDFVSSLTECTTNLITGLASTLSNPVSKMSNVSKVITQIVSHTKGQDKTSDGIDEINIYSKSAEILKCAELIQQFVQEENIQWTELYDQKNKCPKSKFALDQLKRINKSLEKSPQCEAKNYAQMICEQGINICNQLTKYSPDRKCEEAKTKELIEEFRKLIESARAFDSKSKAVTHSPAMVPKPPMMNKEGSKSEMQTASQRAADNARFRIEQSRAQLDKTRVMHEKSVENMEKNHKELTEILISMRNCEAKEIDFNTTIKMLVKGMDAMGRVKEQWEKMVRFFQMVSNIVKTSLTEPTLKCLTSTSWIGSAH; encoded by the exons ATGGCTTCCCAAATTGCGAAGATCAATCAAAGCCTCACCACAGCTGAGGAAATGAGAAACCAAACCAAGCTTATAATGCAGCCCTATGTCAACTGGGAGGGGTACCTGACTCCTGCACCACTCTCCATAGCCATCATGGGAGAGCTGGTCTTCATCTCTTCACAAACTGATTTCTCCATCAACAAAAACCCACCCAAGGGAGGCTACCAGTACATCAAATACCCAGAGTCCTTTCGCGCCTGCCTCATGCAGGTGTGTAACTCTGGCTGGTGGGCGTTCAACGAAGCCCATAAGAACATGGATCAGATTCGACTCCACACCCTCACTGTCCCAGATTACATGAAGAGTTCTGTGAAGATTCTGTTCCAAGGTGATGATGAGGTTGTTAAAAATTTTCTGCCTCACCAGCTGGAGAACATTCGTGTCATTGCAGATGACTGCCTTACTCTGGCTTCTGCAACAGAAAAGGGATTCAGTGATGTCATCAACATAATCCAAGAGTTGCTGGAAGCATGTGTAAATGCTAAGCATGTTTATGGAGAGGAGTTAGATGAAATAAAGAAGAAACTAGAAGAGAACAAAATGAGGAAAGAGTCATCAGAAGAAGCTTTGAAACGCTCTGAAAAAGCAGTGAAAGCCCTAGAAGAGCAACTGAATGAAGCACACGAGAGTTACAAAAGTGCAATGGATTCACTTCCCAGTGGGTGGGAGATGATCGGGATGGACTTTGTTTCAAGTCTGACTGAGTGTACTACCAATTTAATTACTGGACTGGCATCAACCCTAAGTAACCCTGTATCaaaaatgtctaatgtttcaaaagTAATAACTCAAATAGTAAGTCACACAAAAGGCCAGGACAAAACTTCAGATGGAATCGATGAAATAAACATCTACAGCAAGTCTGCAGAAATCCTGAAATGTGCAGAGTTGATTCAGCAGTTTGTGCAGGAGGAGAACATACAGTGGACTGAGCTGTATGATCAGAAGAATAAATGTCCAAAATCAAAGTTTGCATTAGATCAATTGAAAAGAATCAATAAGAGTTTAGAAAAATCCCCACAATGTGAAGCAAAGAATTATGCTCAAATGATATGTGAACAGGGCATCAACATCTGTAATCAACTGACAAAATATTCACCAGATAGAAAATGTGAGGAAGCCAAAACAAAGGAGCTGATTGAAGAATTCAGAAAACTGATTGAATCAGCACGTGCATTTGACAGCAAAAGTAAAGCTGTCACACATTCTCCTGCAATGGTGCCAAAACCACCCATGATGAATAAAGAAGGAAGTAAATCTGAGATGCAGACTGCCTCACAGAGAGCTGCAGACAATGCTCGTTTCCGCATAGAGCAGAGCAGAGCTCAACTAGACAAGACCAGAGTGATGCATGAGAAGAGTGTGGAGAACATGGAGAAGAACCATAAGGAACTAACTGAAATCTTGATCAGCATGAGGAACTGTGAAGCCAAAGAGATTGActttaacaccaccatcaagaTGTTGGTGAAAGGTATGGATGCCATGGGCAGAGTGAAGGAGCAGTGGGAGAAGATGGTGCGCTTCTTTCAGATGGTGTCCAACATTGTGAAAACCAGCCTGACC GAACCTACACTGAAGTGTCTGACAAGCACCTCATGGATCGGATCAGCTCACTAG
- the LOC143517762 gene encoding uncharacterized protein LOC143517762: protein MAEHNFKEPSDASGLGRGRKLFSFGRGRPVADSEYEHDIHHSVIPTSDPVASSTPIVNTQTRPTQVISTEAFSSMITDLAKEIGENVAASLAAIGLPSPPTQRTAGSQSGPADPSQLKIVVQSETKAPPYFSGDGTDAFCIQEWEDMMKCCLSRSNCETHAERFDLTMSRLSGKARDIVRVSLHCRPELGDADLPAAVFDILRCNFSKLAYSSLPMKDFYNTLPQPGECAMDYWIRLNKSIDAANECLRRRGKLVEDAGAEVAMMFVTHCPDPNLFLTFQLKPPEEWTAAEVQRRLDNHVGQSRGLMVQSQQTMSIVCSAQTQIIPTCQYTRDCPVAVGGPVDHFSSPSGPVSDQGQVQPVVGQQSHLWPSTPVMQTSCATPAPSAAEHATQQLVGVFDRVLSLCTSSVGSDLRVCERFDRSQGRRGWQHAACRVCKSAEHTTHAHCKLFRLCLTCFKSGHVKRDCPLVAQQSPRPVSPPSEADLN from the coding sequence ATGGCTGAACATAATTTTAAGGAGCCTTCAGATGCATCTGGTTTGGGGAGGGGTAGGAAACTATTTTCTTTTGGTAGGGGCAGACCAGTAGCCGATAGCGAATATGAACATGATATTCACCATTCGGTTATACCGACGTCGGACCCAGTGGCTAGCTCCACCCCTATTGTTAATACACAGACTCGGCCCACCCAGGTTATTTCGACTGAGGCGTTTAGCAGTATGATCACAGATTTGGCTAAGGAAATTGGCGAGAATGTGGCTGCGAGTCTTGCCGCCATAGGCCTCCCCAGCCCTCCCACACAGAGGACTGCGGGTAGCCAGTCAGGGCCTGCCGATCCATCACAGTTGAAAATTGTGGTCCAATCAGAAACTAAAGCACCGCCATACTTTAGCGGTGATGGCACGGATGCATTCTGTATCCAAGAATGGGAGGATATGATGAAATGTTGCTTATCTAGGTCCAATTGTGAGACACATGCAGAGAGGTTTGATCTGACTATGTCCAGATTGTCAGGCAAGGCTAGAGACATAGTGAGAGTGTCCCTTCATTGCCGACCGGAGCTAGGTGATGCTGACCTACCGGCTGCAGTGTTTGATATTCTCAGGTGCAACTTTAGCAAACTGGCCTACTCTAGTCTACCCATGAAGGATTTTTATAACACTTTGCCACAGCCCGGTGAGTGTGCTATGGATTACTGGATTCGCTTGAACAAATCTATTGATGCAGCTAACGAGTGTCTCCGCAGGAGGGGTAAACTAGTTGAGGATGCAGGTGCTGAGGTTGCCATGATGTTCGTCACTCACTGTCCTGATCCCAACCTCTTTCTAACATTTCAACTAAAGCCACCAGAGGAATGGACTGCGGCCGAGGTACAGAGACGTCTGGACAACCATGTTGGACAGTCTAGAGGTTTGATGGTTCAGTCCCAGCAAACTATGAGCATAGTCTGCTCTGCCCAGACCCAAATTATCCCCACCTGCCAATACACACGTGATTGCCCTGTAGCGGTTGGTGGGCCAGTGGATCATTTCAGTTCCCCATCCGGTCCTGTTAGTGATCAGGGTCAGGTTCAGCCTGTAGTAGGTCAGCAGAGCCATCTTTGGCCCAGCACTCCCGTTATGCAAACGTCATGTGCTACTCCAGCACCGTCTGCGGCCGAGCATGCTACCCAGCAGTTGGTGGGTGTATTTGACAGAGTTTTGTCTTTGTGCACTTCATCTGTTGGCAGTGACCTGCGTGTTTGTGAGCGGTTTGACCGATCCCAGGGCCGGCGAGGTTGGCAGCATGCTGCATGCAGAGTCTGTAAATCAGCAGAGCACACAACACATGCACACTGCAAGTTGTTTAGGTTGTGTCTTACCTGTTTCAAATCTGGCCACGTGAAACGCGATTGCCCGTTGGTAGCTCAGCAGTCACCCAGACCCGTGTCTCCCCCATCTGAGGCTGATTTAAACTAG